The following is a genomic window from Chryseobacterium ginsenosidimutans.
CATGATTAAGATTTTTGGTAAAGAATACCAGCCGGATGCAGTTTACGGATATTCATTAACCATCTCATTCTTCATTGTTGTTTTATTGTCGCCATTTTTATCTTCTTTGGCAGATACAATTGGGAATAAAAAATCATTTTTGCAGTTTTTCTGTTATTTGGGAGCAACTTCTTGTATGGGATTGGCGATGTTTACGGGAATGCACAATGTATTTCTAGGGCTTTTATTCAGTATTACGGCAAGTGTCGGGTTCTGGGGAAGCTTAGTTTTTTACAATTCCTTTTTACCGGATATTGCGACGCGGGATAAACAGGATGCGCTTTCTGCAAAAGGATATGTTTACGGATATATCGGTTCTGTAGTTTTGGTGGTGATCTGTTTGATATTAATTCAGGTTTTTGCTAAAACTCCGGCTCAGCAGTTATTGTTTACACGAATCAGTTTCCTTTTAACGGGAGCTTGGTGGTTCGGATTCTCTCAATATACTTTCAAACATTTGCCTCAGTTTGGTGATGTTAAAGAAAAACTTCCGAAAGATTTAGTATTATTAAACTATAAAAATATCTTCAAAAAACATGAAGAACAGGGCGGATTTTTTGAAGTTTTAAAAGATAACTTCAGTTTCTATAAAGATATTGCAAAAGAAAGTTTTCACGAACTTTTTAAAGTGGGAAGAGAGCTTTTTAAAGATAGAAACTTAAAATTCTTTTTATCAAGTTTTTTCTTTTACAGTGTTGGAATGCAAACTATTTTCTTGATGGCAACGTTGTTCGGAAAAAGTGAAATCAATCTTGCTCAGGACAAATTAATAGGAACGCTTTTAATCATTCAGATTGAAGCTATTATTGGTGCTGTTGTTTTCTCAAGACTGTCAAGAAAAATTGGAAATAAAAATGTAATTTCAATTGCAGTGGTTTTATGGATTGTTGCCTGTATCTGGGCGTATTTCCTGAACAAAGAAAATCCTACGGTTGAATACCAGTTTTATGGAGTAGCAGCTGTTGTAGGTCTTGTAATGGGTGGGCTTCAGGCGATGTCTAGATCTACGTATTCGAAACTTCTTCCGGAAAATTCTATGGAAAACACCACATTTTTCAGCTTTTACGATGTACTGGAAAAAATTGCTATTATTGTAGGAACATTTGTTTTTGCATTATTTATAGATAAATATGACTCATTAAGAGATATTTTTGCTAAAATTGATGTAATGCTTCCTTCTGCCTCAGGAATGAGATTTGCAGCCTTTTCTATGGCATTGTTCTTCTTAGTAGGTTTAATTCTTATTAGATTTTTAAAGCTTAATTCTCAGAAAAAGTAATTATAAAATATTTATAAAAAATTAAGGCGCTGTTTTCAGCGTCTTTTTTATTTGGATAAATTGACATTATAAACTTTATAATTTATTCTTGTTTCTGATGTAATTCTTATTTTTAAATTGCGTAAAAAGCATGATAAATTTCACTCTATCTATATTTTTTTGTTTATTTGCAAATTGTAAATATATAGTAATAATGATTAAAAAACTCCTAACTCTCTGCATTTTACAATACGCAGTCTTTGGTTTTTCTCAAAACATGAAGCCCGTTGCTCAAAAAGTTTCGGAATATCATGCTCAAAAGAAAAATTTTGAAAAGTATGATTTATTCACAGTTAACAAAACGTCAGAAAAATTAGCCGAATACAAAAGAGCGGCCACTGACATTTCAGTCATTAATGTTGATGCTAAACAATTAAAAAAACTTGTTTACGAAAAACCTGAATATCTTGAAATTTCCTTTCCTTTTGACGGAAAACAGATTACTTTAGAACTTTATAAAAATCAAATTTTCACTAATGATTTTAAAGTTACAACCAATAAAGGAGAAATAGTAAATTATACTCCCGGAGCTTATTATCAGGGAATTGTGAAAGGTGATAATCAATCTATTGTAGCGTTCAGTTTCTTTAATAATGATATTGTGGGAGTTGCTTCTACAATGGAATTGGGAAATGTAATTTTAGGAAAAGTTAAAAATTCTACCGATTTTGTAAGTTACTCAGATGCAAAATTAACGGGTTTGAATCCTTTCATTTGCGGAGTTGATGAATTGGCAGAAAACCAGAAGCAGAAAGTTTCTTTTGATCCTAATGCTCAAAAAAATACAGGAAAAGTATTAACGCAGAACTGTGTAAGAATTTATTATGAAGTTTGCTACACACCTTATGTGAATAACGGTTCTAGTACAACAACAACATCCAATTGGCTGACTGCAATTCACAATAACATCTCAACACTTTATAATAATGATGATATCAGAATTGCTTTAAATGAAATAAATATCTGGACAACTGCTGATCCTTACACAGGAACTCCAAACGCAAACCTGGCGAGTTTCAGAGCCAACAGACAGACTTTTAACGGAGATTTGGCGCATTTGGTAAACCAACCTTCTACAACGAGTGTTGCTTATGTAAATTCTCTTTGTACAACAAGCAGACATGCTTATTCGGGAGCTTCTCAGACGTACAGCAACGTTCCTGTTTATTCTTGGACGATTGAAGCAATGACACACGAAATGGGGCACAGTTTAGGATCGCCTCATACCCACGCATGTGCATGGAACGGAAATTCTACAGCAATTGACGGTTGTGGTCCTGCAGCAGGTTACAGTGAAGGTTGCAATGGTCCGTTACCTTCTTCAGCTGTGAAAGGAACGATTATGAGCTACTGCCACTTAGTTTCAGGAGTTGGGATTAATTTTGCGAACGGGTTTGGTCTTCAACCCGGTGCTTTGATAAGAAACACGGTTGATTCTAAAGCTTGTTTGGGAACGGATTGCACAACAGCTTGTACAACAACCGTTACGGGAATGTCAATTTCAAATATTACACAAAGCTCTGCGAGTGCTGCATTCACAGATGCAACTTCAACGTCATGGAAATACAAACTGACAAAATTTGACGGAACTCCAGTAACAACAGGAACAACGACAACTCAGTCATTCAGTTTTTCGAATCTTCAGCCGGCAACCTATTATCTCTTATCTGTTGGTACAGAATGTTCTGCAGCATACCAAAGAACACAGCTGTTCTTGACAGATGCAGATTGGTGTAACGGATTTCAGTTCACAGATACCGGGGGAGCAACAGCAAACTATGGTGATAACCAAACGATCGTAAAAACTTTTTATCCAAACTCTGGAGCTTTAACAATGACATTTACAGAGTTTGGTCTGGAGCAGGATTATGATTTTATGTATATTTATAATGGTCCGTCTACGAGTTCACCGATGTTTGCTACAGGAAATGCTTTAACGGGGACTACTTTACCGGGATCATTTACCTCTACACATCCTTCCGGAGCGATTACTGTAAGATTTGTTTCCGATCCTGCTGAAAATGGTATCGGCTGGAAGGCCAACTTCTCTTGTGCCGTTTTAGCTGTAGAAGATGTAAATACGAAAGATAATTCGGTAAATATTTATCCGAATCCGGCAAAGAATCTGATTACAATTTCTTCAAAAGATGCTTTAAAATCATTTAAAATTTATGATGAAGCCGGAAGATTAATTAAATCGGGATCATCTTTAAAAGGAACTAAATTTGACGTTAATATTTCCTCAATACAAACCGGAAACTATGTTGTAACGGTAGAAACGGAAAAGCAAAAAGTTACCAAGAAATTAATAAAACAATAATTAAAAAATATTTAATAAAAAAAGCCTGATTATTTCAGGCTTTTTTGCTACCTTTAAGATTGATAAACACCAATTTAAGATTTTAATTTAAAGTTTAAACTCTTTTCGCTGTTAAGGTATGGTAGAATTCGGCGCGAATTTTGCTTACATTCAGCGGAATAATTTTTAAATTTGCAAAAAATTTATTGTCAAAATGACGAACCCTCTATTTTACGCTAAAATAATTCTTTTCGGAGAATATGGAATGATCGAAGACTCGCAAGGTCTTGTAGTTCCGTATAGCTTTTATAAAGGAACTTTAAAATTCTTTGAAACCAAATCAGAATTTGAAATAAAATCGAACGGACATCTGCAGAAATATTCTGATTATCTTGCAGATTTACAGCTTTCTGATGATTTTAAATTAAATGTAGAAAGTTTCAAACAAGATATTTCAAACGGACTTTTCTTTGATTCTAATATTCCTCAAGGATATGGAGTGGGAAGTTCAGGAGCTTTAGTAGCTGCTATTTTCGAAAAGTATTCTCTGAAAAAACATGATCCTGAAAATATATCTAAAGATAATTTAAAAAATCTGAAGGCTGTTTTTGGTGAAATGGAAAGCTATTTTCATGGAAAAAGCTCAGGAATGGATCCGTTGATCTGCTATATGAATCTTCCTATTCTGATAGAAAATAAAGAAAATTTAGACAAAGTTGCCATTCCTAATGGCGAAAAAGGAAAAGGAGCTATTTTCCTGATCGATTCAGGAATTACAGGAGAAACAGGACCGATGATTCAGATTTTCTTCGAAAAAATGAAAACTGAAGGTTTCAGAAAAACATTAAAAGAAGAATTTATCCGTTATAATAACGCCTGTATCGATTCTTTCCTTAAAAAAGATATGAATCCTTTCTTCAGAAACCTGAAAAAACTTTCATATTGGGCTTATGAACATTTCCGTCCGATGATTCCGGAAAGTATTTTTAATATCTGGAAAAAAGGGCTGGATTCTAATGCTTATTATTTAAAACTCTGCGGAAGCGGTGGTGGCGGTTATATTTTAGGTTTCACCAAAGACTATGAGAAAGCTGAAAAAATGCTTGACGGCTTCCATAAAGAAGTGATTTACAGATTTTAATTACGTTGGAATGAATTCTGAAAAAGAAACTTTCCAGCAGAAAAACTATATACAAAAATCTTTTTTTTACAGATTTTCACAATTCGTGGGCTTTCTTTTGGGAGCTCGCTTTTTTGTTGCTGCTCTGCTTACTTTTGCACTGTATGTTTCGACATTTTTCCTGT
Proteins encoded in this region:
- a CDS encoding MFS transporter is translated as MSEIENQQPQNIKNNPKIMKAWAVYDWANSVYSLVITSTIFPIYYSILTTAYEKKEYVVATKSWINVPVRHMIKIFGKEYQPDAVYGYSLTISFFIVVLLSPFLSSLADTIGNKKSFLQFFCYLGATSCMGLAMFTGMHNVFLGLLFSITASVGFWGSLVFYNSFLPDIATRDKQDALSAKGYVYGYIGSVVLVVICLILIQVFAKTPAQQLLFTRISFLLTGAWWFGFSQYTFKHLPQFGDVKEKLPKDLVLLNYKNIFKKHEEQGGFFEVLKDNFSFYKDIAKESFHELFKVGRELFKDRNLKFFLSSFFFYSVGMQTIFLMATLFGKSEINLAQDKLIGTLLIIQIEAIIGAVVFSRLSRKIGNKNVISIAVVLWIVACIWAYFLNKENPTVEYQFYGVAAVVGLVMGGLQAMSRSTYSKLLPENSMENTTFFSFYDVLEKIAIIVGTFVFALFIDKYDSLRDIFAKIDVMLPSASGMRFAAFSMALFFLVGLILIRFLKLNSQKK
- a CDS encoding M12 family metallo-peptidase produces the protein MIKKLLTLCILQYAVFGFSQNMKPVAQKVSEYHAQKKNFEKYDLFTVNKTSEKLAEYKRAATDISVINVDAKQLKKLVYEKPEYLEISFPFDGKQITLELYKNQIFTNDFKVTTNKGEIVNYTPGAYYQGIVKGDNQSIVAFSFFNNDIVGVASTMELGNVILGKVKNSTDFVSYSDAKLTGLNPFICGVDELAENQKQKVSFDPNAQKNTGKVLTQNCVRIYYEVCYTPYVNNGSSTTTTSNWLTAIHNNISTLYNNDDIRIALNEINIWTTADPYTGTPNANLASFRANRQTFNGDLAHLVNQPSTTSVAYVNSLCTTSRHAYSGASQTYSNVPVYSWTIEAMTHEMGHSLGSPHTHACAWNGNSTAIDGCGPAAGYSEGCNGPLPSSAVKGTIMSYCHLVSGVGINFANGFGLQPGALIRNTVDSKACLGTDCTTACTTTVTGMSISNITQSSASAAFTDATSTSWKYKLTKFDGTPVTTGTTTTQSFSFSNLQPATYYLLSVGTECSAAYQRTQLFLTDADWCNGFQFTDTGGATANYGDNQTIVKTFYPNSGALTMTFTEFGLEQDYDFMYIYNGPSTSSPMFATGNALTGTTLPGSFTSTHPSGAITVRFVSDPAENGIGWKANFSCAVLAVEDVNTKDNSVNIYPNPAKNLITISSKDALKSFKIYDEAGRLIKSGSSLKGTKFDVNISSIQTGNYVVTVETEKQKVTKKLIKQ
- a CDS encoding mevalonate kinase family protein, which translates into the protein MTNPLFYAKIILFGEYGMIEDSQGLVVPYSFYKGTLKFFETKSEFEIKSNGHLQKYSDYLADLQLSDDFKLNVESFKQDISNGLFFDSNIPQGYGVGSSGALVAAIFEKYSLKKHDPENISKDNLKNLKAVFGEMESYFHGKSSGMDPLICYMNLPILIENKENLDKVAIPNGEKGKGAIFLIDSGITGETGPMIQIFFEKMKTEGFRKTLKEEFIRYNNACIDSFLKKDMNPFFRNLKKLSYWAYEHFRPMIPESIFNIWKKGLDSNAYYLKLCGSGGGGYILGFTKDYEKAEKMLDGFHKEVIYRF